The Larus michahellis chromosome 2, bLarMic1.1, whole genome shotgun sequence genome window below encodes:
- the POMGNT2 gene encoding protein O-linked-mannose beta-1,4-N-acetylglucosaminyltransferase 2: MNIAAVFNALLVSVLAAVLWKYIKLREHVFMVEEELVLTRQSQELSQVQIDYHAALQALVEDGTRMVCTGRMHTDRVCRFESLCYSTEAEEFVYFHSNSSVMLPNLGSRRFQPALLDLSSVEDHNTQYFNFVELPAAALKFMPKPVFVPDVALIANRFNPDNLMHVFHDDLLPIYYTMQQFSDLDLEARLFFMEGWSEGVHFDLYKLLSNKQPLLREQLKTLGRLLCFTKSYVGLSKITTWYQYGFVQPQGPKANILVSGNEIRQFTKFMMQKLNVSLEESSSEEYIVVFSRTINRLILNEAELILALAQEFQMKTITVSLEEHSFSDIVRLISNASMLVSMHGAQLVMSLFLPRGATVVELFPYAINPEHYTPYKTLATLPGMDLQYIAWQNTDQEDTVTYPDRPWDQGGIAHLDKAEQERIIKSTEVPRHLCCRNPEWLFRAYQDTKVNIPSLIHVIRQTVKSKPGSRRQKWSGSLYPGKVRDAKCQASVQGTSEAKLAVSWQIPWNLKYLKVREVKYEVWIQEQGENTYMPYILSHQNHTFSENIKPFTIYLVWIRCIFNKNLLGPFADVLLCST; the protein is encoded by the coding sequence ATGAACATAGCAGCCGTGTTTAATGCCCTGCTCGTGTCTGTCCTCGCTGCTGTGCTGTGGAAATACATCAAACTGCGAGAGCATGTCTTCATGGTTGAAGAGGAGTTGGTCCTCACCCGTCAGTCTCAGGAACTCTCTCAGGTTCAGATTGACTACCATGCAGCTCTCCAGGCACTGGTGGAGGACGGTACCAGGATGGTGTGCACCGGGAGGATGCACACTGATCGTGTGTGCCGCTTTGAGTCCCTCTGCTACTCTACTGAGGCTGAGGAGTTTGTCTACTTTCACAGCAACTCCTCGGTCATGCTGCCCAACCTGGGCTCCCGGAGGTTCCAGCCGGCTCTGCTTGACCTCTCCTCAGTGGAAGATCACAACACCCAGTACTTCAACTTTGtggagctgccagctgctgcacTGAAATTTATGCCAAAGCCGGTCTTCGTGCCTGATGTGGCGCTGATCGCTAACAGGTTCAACCCAGACAACCTGATGCACGTCTTTCATGACGACCTCCTCCCTATTTATTATACCATGCAGCAGTTCTCTGATTTAGATCTGGAGGCACGGCTCTTCTTCATGGAAGGGTGGAGTGAAGGTGTTCATTTTGACCTCTACAAGTTACTGAGTAACAAGCAGCCACTCCTCAGGGAGCAACTTAAAACCCTGGGCAGGCTCCTCTGCTTTACCAAATCGTATGTGGGACTGTCCAAAATCACCACCTGGTACCAGTACGGATTTGTCCAACCACAAGGGCCAAAGGCTAACATCTTGGTTTCTGGTAATGAGATCAGGCAGTTCACCAAATTCATGATGCAGAAGCTGAACGTCAGCTTGGAGGAAAGCTCCAGTGAGGAGTACATCGTAGTGTTCAGTCGAACAATCAACAGACTTATCCTAAATGAGGCAGAACTAATCCTGGCTCTCGCTCAGGAGTTTCAGATGAAAACCATTACTGTCTCTCTGGAGGAGCATTCATTTTCTGACATCGTCCGGTTGATCAGCAATGCGTCCATGCTGGTCAGCATGCATGGGGCCCAATTAGTCATGTCTCTCTTCCTGCCAAGAGGTGCCACAGTGGTGGAGCTCTTTCCTTATGCTATCAACCCTGAACACTATACTCCTTACAAAACCCTGGCAACCCTTCCTGGCATGGACCTGCAGTACATTGCCTGGCAGAACACGGACCAGGAAGACACCGTCACCTACCCAGACAGACCTTGGGATCAGGGTGGGATTGCTCATCTGGACAAAGCTGAGCAAGAGCGCATCATTAAGAGCACAGAGGTGCCGCGGCACCTCTGCTGCCGCAACCCCGAGTGGCTGTTCCGTGCCTACCAGGACACGAAGGTGAACATCCCTTCTCTCATCCATGTCATCAGGCAGACTGTGAAGTCTAAGCCTGGATCCAGGAGGCAGAAGTGGTCCGGTAGCCTCTACCCTGGCAAAGTGAGGGATGCCAAGTGTCAAGCCTCTGTCCAGGGGACCAGCGAAGCTAAACTTGCCGTGTCCTGGCAGATCCCCTGGAACCTGAAGTATCTCAAGGTCAGAGAAGTGAAATATGAAGTGTGGATACAAGAGCAAGGGGAAAACACTTACATGCCTTATATATTGTCCCATCAGAATCACACCTTCTCAGAAAACATTAAGCCCTTCACAATATATCTGGTGTGGATACGCTGCATCTTCAACAAAAATCTCCTGGGACCTTTTGCAGATGTTCTCTTGTGTAGTACATAA